The DNA sequence GAATGCAAAAGGTTTCACTAGACAATGTCCTATTCGAAACTTTACATATATGACATCCAGGAAACATAGAGGTCAAtccatgttgtttattttgtttgtggTAATCAATATGATTGACAAATAACTTTCTcagaatgtattgttattttcccgtaatccgattggtcaactttgtctaactCTAGGTGGCCCCGGTTAGAGTAGTGTCACTGTATAAAATAATGTAGGTACTCTATACTTGTGGCTGTTTGAATTTGAGTTTGAATTCTTACTTTCACCAGCCTTtcaattataattttattatttcatttcataATGTCACCAtgatttatataattatatttatggTGCTTGCAGAACCGTCACTCAGTAATATAACGgtcatgcattttgttttgttctcagTGACAGGATTTCCAATTTGGGTGTCTATAGTCTCCATTGGTATTGTGTGTACATTTTACACAACCATAGTAAgtaactgtttttgtttttgttttattgcaaGGTCCTCATAGTGATTTATATGTCTTTAAAAATTGGTTTTCTCATTAATTGCTCAAAAGATTTCACTTGATGCTCAGAACTACATTATTATTCTCAGCTAAAGAGCTCAAGGGAAAGTGTGAAATCCCATCTCTGATCACCCATAGTGTTAATTATCTCATGAAGTGTTTTGAATCACTTGGTTCTTGCATTTCTGTTaacatcaatcaatcaatttctttttgtactttgttttgcttgagtaaactctcttttcttttatttttccaaGGGAGGTATAAGAGCTGTGATATGGAATGATGTGTTTCAAGCCATTGTAATGTTAGGTGGTCTTGTGGCAGTGCTTATTGTAGGAGTACAGAAAGTTGGTGGATTTGGAAATGTCTGGGATCGTTTAGACAAGGGACAGAGACTTAATTTCATAGAGTAAGTTTACAAAATGATATGTGTCGATGAATTACCAGTAGTAAAAGACCCTCAGGTCCTTCCGAGGATCTGTGATAACTCAAATGAATGCGACTGCATTTAGTTCattcttgtttcttttgttttattcataaCATTGAGTTTAAAGAAATTGTAAtcacgaaaaaattactcaattctgattggctgagaaaggagtgcagttcttctgtaatgtGAGTGCAAACTTGTACACTGTAAAACAAGTGCAAACAAGGCTGGTGACCATATAAAATCAATCTttgcacatttccaagttcttagctgaatgattttgaaagtgttggtcttgaatttgaatttgacaaaggtagtagtctgtttcagccaatcagttgaatgaactaaaaatgCACGcactgtcaaaatttgttgttttagtTATGTTTTTGGTGTTacatattattaataagtaatcacatgatttttctcatgcaatttggaataaataagcacttgtaaatttttcaaagcccGCAAAGTGAACCAGCCcactattgttgttttttgtttactcgTGCTTATTCTTTCCAAATTGCACTCAAAATCACATAATTACCTATACTAACTGTATAACTATGTGCAACTGAAGATGATCATAGATCGATTGAAACAGGTCTTGCTTTATAGTCAAAGTTGAGGTTCATTTTTGCGAATTTACTAGTACCATGTACCGGTAATTTAGGGAAAGTTAAGTGCTTGTTTTCGCATACTGTAGCTGAAGtgagtattttttttccctggCCTTTGAACAGTCTTAACCCAGATCCAACTCAGCGCCTATCGATATGGACTTTGGTCATTGGTGGAGCATTTGGTTTGTTTCCACTCTGGGCTGTCAATCAAACAGCTGTTCAGCGATTCTTGGCAGCCAAGTCCAACAAACAAGCCAATATGTAAgtcaatttaaattttaaaggcAAATAATCTCCACTATTTTTCATCATTGTTCCCACTCTCTGTCTGCCTTTAATAAAAcagtattattattagatttggtttttgaTATCTGGAATAATATTAAGGTCTCAGTAATTGTTagcctacaatcatggacaaaattcttgggcaaaataattttcattcatggAACTTTCTTTAAATCACACATGCCCATccgatggcaactgttgtgaacaTTTCTTGCAGTTTAGGCGTTCTCAAGTTGTCAAGAACTCTTTttgtctccgtttctccatttttcttcattGTAAACAGCTCCTgcttaacttttttttaggcTTTCACTTGCTTAATCCAAAATCGTGCATGAtgttaaagaaatcaaagaaaacaagtttcctgtGACGTCATCCATATATCGATCAGCACTCTAACAGACCATAAGcaatgaccaatcacagcgcacatacagctgtaacattgtcacatcattgtataataCATAATAAACCCTAATTTGCCATTTCCTGATAGCGTTATTTTCTGATTCTTATTATAGAGCTGTGTGGATTAACCTGCCTCTTAGCATCTTTGCTGTTTCCCTTTGTGCACTTTGTGGATGTGTGATTTATGCATTTTATGCAGACTGTGATCCTATCGCAAACGATCAAATCAAGAAAGCTGATCAGGTAGTTCTCATTTcctgctttgttttgtttctcttaatctctgtttgtttgattgttattgttgtttttagttaGCTAATAACACTTTTTATCAGTAAGGTTgttccatttatttattttgcctaCATGTATTCCACAGATCCTGCCATATTTTGTGATGAATGTCTTAGGATCACTTTATGGTGTACCTGGTTTATTTATGGCTTGTCTCTTTAGTGGCACACTCAGGTATATACAGTAGTAGTTTAATAGGggtttcagtaaaaattgaagtagccagcaggtttgaaatatcaaaaagatagtaagaagcctggcagtcgcctTACAATATGcatgttgcacacaaaccgataaccactttacggcgactgcttgctaatgtcaaggacaaagacaaactgGAGGAAaaacagggagcagtatacaagatcaaatgctgcgactgccaggcttcttacattggtgaaaccggcagaaacctaagtaCGCGACTGACTGAACACGAACGAgtgacgaggaatggtgacatcaacaatcacattgctgagcaccatttacagacgaaacatcaaattgactgggactctgcgacatgtataatgTATTCTAAACACTACTATCAAcatcttactttagaaagctggtttactaactcaGAACAAACACCACTCAATCGTAGCCAATAGTTACCAGCGCTGTACAAatgacttattgacgagatcaagcaaaactaactacgagggAACGACtagagaactgacaatttgactaacaatagacaaatgtttaactgtgacaatagacggattgaaatgcaccaattactgataacgagtcttcatagccaataacatcacggcttaaccgACAGATGACCAATAATATTGCcgcataattgaccaatcagatcaataacccaAGTacaataccatcaactgacgtgatacaactcacgttgactctgaagatgactacagcACAGGTTCTCAAAAcgccagtcactgtcaacaacaacactcCTATTCAGAACTACGTTCACCTggatgatcaaactcaacctacttttgatattaattattattgtgcTTTTATGCCCAGTTAATAAGTTTATTGGTTTACTGTTTTGTTGTACAGCACAGTGTCTTCTGGACTGAATTCATTAGCAGCCGTTGTACTGGAAGACTTTATCAAGCCTTGGTGTAGATATAAAAAGAAGGAGCTTTCTGAGATGCATGCTACATTTTACTCAAAATTGCTAGGTCAGTTTACTTAATTTTGACTCAGTTGCTTTCTGTATTGAGAActtcaaactgaaaattaataCCTTGCCACAAGTCATGTGATCCAACAATAACTGGCCTTGCAGTCCAAGAGTTCTTAGTACATTGCTCAGAGATTTGTGCATCCAATTGCTATTCTGAGAGACCATGGTTGTGGATCACATCAGTAGTATAATCAAGTACTCAGATTCTGTCCCATTCAATACGTGTGCTATCTTAATTCtcacatcatcatcataatcatcgctaACCAGCTACGTTGAAAgctcatacatgtacatgaatctTTTTAATCACCTGAAAGGAAATGACTGTATCTGCACCGGTATACACAGTCATTGTAACTTGTGCTAGTATAGAATGCGGGcagtctcttgtttttctttgcaaagttactgcacgcgaaacctaagcacgcgagtGGCAAAGCCAGGAGCCATGAaaaacgagggcgtaagcctaagaagaaaaaataagagtcCGTCTTTTCTTGTTTCGTCTCTGTAATGATAACAttgtggtttgcaatcgcgctggatgagataagaactagacggattttaagagaagaggcagactgcaagcagtctagtgCTAGTACATTTTCCAGTGATATTTTGTGTTTTCATTTGCAGCATTAGGATTTGGTGTTTTGACAGTCGCTCTTTCATTTCTTGCCACTCAGCTTGGTGCAATTTTACAGGTTTGTTGCCTCTAGAATTTGAAATTCTATATtatcaaaataattaatattaattttattacttgACAGTTTTTGACAGCTTAGAAGCTGTGCAGGAGAAGAGGGTGACAGGCAAACAcctaaaaatcttcaatttaGGCTGCTAAATTCTTCAGAaagtttcaaaaataatgcagaACTATACTCTTTGTAACTGAAAGGTTGTTGTCACATTTTCAGCTCTTTAAGaagttgtgtttgtttgttttgttttgcaaataGTTTCTTaatactacagtggaaccccgttaatacggtcatcAATGggacaaaaaaatttggccgtattaacggggtggccgtattaacgaggttttttttttacaaaaaaatgcatGGCGGTTTTTGCCAGGtggccaaaaaaaagtggcagtaataacgaggtgaccatATTACCAAGGTGGCCGTAGAGCGGGATTTCATTGTATTATTGTTAACATctggactagtaaccagaaAATCATAGGTTTGACTTCTAGTGGGATTACTTGGACAGTGTTCAATCTAGGCTGTGTTTTTGCATCACTGATGCAGAATATTCTGTTCTGACCCGAAATAAAATTATCATGGAGACATGCTGACGCAAAAAAGTTACTTCCTGAATATATAAGTACTTCCAAAGCAGCAAGTAATAATAAATGTAAATTTTAAGAAAAGGTGGGCATACTAGCCTGAAATGAGCACACGGAATGACTGTCATTCAGTTTCAGACTTCATGcttacaattattattagtCTTTATGTCAGGCATTCCATGCAATTCTGAGAGAGACCAGAGTGTTCATTTGGACTTTCTGCATACATTGCTTTGCCGATCAATTcgccttcttttgtttttgttccattatgaaacagcaacaaaagcTACAGTGTAAGTTCATTTTTCACCATAAAGAGAATGGCAGTTGAATATGAAAAGCATGAAGATGTCCATTAGAGTTGTTCAAAGTTTCAATATCATACTTTGAACCACTCCATTTTTGAAATGACCCAATTTAAAATGCCATGTGGGACGTATGACCCACTTTGACCAATTTCTATACTGAACACTGCTTGGATTTTTTCTTCTGAGCcacctgtgtcactgactgaaatatcatctttctcaaattttgttgttattttggaTTGTTCAGGTCAAGTATCCTCCCCGTTACCAGTAAATTGTCATGTTTATGTctggattttctttcttttcagttgTTCTACAAAGTGTTTGGTGTTGTCGGAGGTCCTGTTGTTGGAGTATTTTGTCTTGGAATTTTCACTCGGCGAGCTCATGCAAGGGTATCCGTTGCTCTTATAATTAATTCTTGCCATGCAATCTCCATGTATCTTCCTAGTAGATGAGAGTAGATATTGCGTAGGTGTCTTCAAAGTTAGCAGGGATTTGACTGTGCAAACATTgtttgtggtttttttttttgttattatactatattatttattattttatttttcacatgCAGGGTGTTTACATAGGTTGGTTACTTGGCTTTGCTGTAGGTCTGTGGATAAGTATTGGTGCTATAGTGTACCCTCCACCAGTGCCTAAACCCCCTTTATCCACTGCTGGCTGTGCAACCACACCCTCAAACAGCAGCATCCCAACAACCACTGCAGTAAACACAACAAGGTAACAACAGTCAAACCCTTCTTTATGGAAACCTTcctaaccctttaagtcccaatagtgaccaacatcaattttctcccaatgatatccatacaatgtcaagagattaggttatgaggattaataaaatgatcacctaagagaaaatcgcctgatcttttatcaaattctctcaactcattcttcaaggaaatatatagagatcagtttggagaatttgtatgtggatattggggcttaaagggttaatacagacacttctTTATTATGGACGGTGAGCTTTGTTCACGGAGaagtagactgcttgcagtccgccttttctcttaaaatccgtctagttcttatctcatccagcgcgattgcaaaccacgacgttgttgttacaataagggatttatttttcttctcgggcttacgccctcaTTTCTCGCGGCTCGCGGCTTAATTTGCCACTCGCGTGCTTAGTctcgcgtgcagtaactttgcaaagaaaaataagagactgctcacagtctacgGAGGagagaaagcccttacattttaaCTAAATTTTCAACCttcttaatatggacaccccaTTAATAGAGACACGAGTAcaagtacgagtacgagatttaacttaaagcaGGAACCTTTTATTTTctcgtcttccccactatctgagagcttggaacaggctaatcaCCCTCTTGTTTAAAGTTTTTGCGCGTTTCCGAAAAAcaaagacaccccggaaagcttcattttactttttttcacctaaaaagttagtacggttatttatactgtaGAAGgctaagccctctcccgatcttTCAGCCTTCATGAAACGAAACAAGCACGTCAAAAGAGTATTATATCTTGTTCATAAAGATTTAATGAAACGAAACAAGCGCGATTAAGATTGTTAGGATGTTGCTGAGCATGACAAAAATTTCGGGCAAGATGACTTTCAGGCGACTTGACTGTAAATCTGAAGAATAATGCCGAGTAGGTTCCTCAGTAACAGCTGCAGGTTGCAGTCCATTCTTTCGTGTCTCCCATAGTCAAGTGTGTAAAATACgtagcggttttttttttttttcaaactctacaaacaatggctacacttgtaaaaacTTTGTGAAACTGACCCATGCATAGTAAAAACATCAAGTTGTAACACAAGTCACATTTTCTTGTGTATTTTGATACCACTAGTGCTTCGCCAGCTCCAGAGTATGAAGGGCTTGTATTATACAGAATATCCTGGTTGTGGTACAGTGCTGTATGTTTTGGTGTCACCTACGGTGTTGGACTCATCGTCAGCGTCCTATGGCGAGGTAAGTATCAGTGACGCTAGGCCTCTAGCGAGACGCTAATCGCGTCACGCGCTTAGCGGTTTTTGTCACGCTTGACTCGTTTCTGGTTTCTGAATGCCATTGGATTTTATTCCAAGTTAGGAAAAAGGAGGGCTGACAAATTAGTCGTTGTCCGATTATACTACATTGCATTAAagacattaaaaattaaaatatgaaaaaattatctaGGCAAGCAAGTCCAGAAGCACTAACAAAAAATGCCCCCAGAGCAGTAAATCGAAACAATACACTTTGCGCTTTGAATCTGAAGATGAcaaccacacaggttgtcgaaacgtcattcACTGTCAACAACTGCCCTATTCGTGACTTCATTCACCCCGACGATCATGTTCCACCTAATTTTGAAACGACTCCTGGGTTCCAACCTTTCACAGTTGTTACAGTAAGCTAGTGTTTACTGTTCACAGGTGATCACCAGTGTGATGAGGTTGATTCGCGACTGCTATTCAAAATAAGATACTGCTTACCAGACTGTGCATCGAAAAGACCGCGAAGAACACAGGAAGACCAACAACGTCTGGATGGCGAAGAGGTAAGTTACTTCTTTtgaaaaagataatttttcagtcagtgaaaCAGGAGGCTCGGAAGAAAATGTCCAATTACTTCCAATAGTGGTCGAACCTATTGACCCCTGCATTGTTTTGAGGGCATCCTGGGTAATCAGGACAAGATGGCGGGAAAGTCATAAGTTTGAATGGGAATTCAAAGTCAACTAATCCTTCTTTATTGAATACATTCGTCAGTTTCTCTTTGCAAACTTTAACTAATGAACTTAAAGAAACTATACACTAAATGTGGGGAGCACAGCAGTCCTTTATCGCTTTTTAGATAATTGGACTTCGTCCATACATTAACTGTAATGTTTGTGTTGTCggattacagaaaatgtatggaagaaCTCACGTTTACTAAAAAGCAACAAAGGACTTCTATGCACTCCAGATGTAGTGTGTAGTTTCTTTAAGTTCATtagttacatttttcaaagggaaaGTGACAAATATATTCGATTGGCAAGAATTAgtcgtcaaaattgacggaaaaACCGATGGATCAAGCACGGCGGGTTGTCCATCAAAAAATAAGACCgtttcattttaaagttaagacgtattatctgtcagtgacgcgaattatccaacggataatccgtctctagtgtgaatgCGGCCAATGTTGGATGTGTGTGAACGCCTTGTTCCTGTCCtgcaggggcccgtttctcgaaagtcccgataacttaACGGGCCCGGaatcatatttttaaatcaaagtcTCAAGAAAAGTAGGGTGTGTTCTGACCTATAATGAAGTCCACTTTGTTTCGTTAGCTAATAACTCTActgtataattttcaaaacttttaaaactcccttctaaaatggaaaacaaaacagcttaacgggcccggtaattACCGGGagcttcgagaaacgggcccctggaccGTTACTGTTCATACTATTACCGGGATAGCTTTTCATGTCGGCGCCAAAAGCTATCCGATATAGTTTTGACGTAGCCTTAAATATATACCTTCTCTTCTGCCACAGAAGCCTGAAAGCAAAGGAGCAGAGAGTGACAAGGACGTAAAATGCAAAACAGGAGCAGAAGAGGATCCTTTACTCGTGACCACGTCCTTTTGATAAAGTTAGTCATGCTTACACCGCCAGGaaagtcagttttctttgttattAACATAAAGTAAAATTTCATTCACTCCTACGCAAAATGCATTGAGGGTTAAATACTCTAACATCTGAAAATTTATGGAACCGAACTTACTAAACGGCAATATTATAGTAGTAATTGTCTGATTGAGTGATAAGTTAAAGACAGGCAAGTGAAGCTCGCTCAGACCATCCAGCCACTGATCACTGTCAGAGAAGTTTCCGTCTTACAAAGGTCTTTATGGTTGTTATATAAACAAGCGTGTACGCCCAACATGGTTTAAATGTTGTTATACGTGGTGGCTAATAGATTTATTCTAGAACATAGGAGAGCCGTAACCGTCCCCTAACACGTTCCCAAACAAGTCTGTGGATATATTTGTGAATTTGTATCCATGTTCTGGTTTGTGACCCAGGATATCGAGTTGGGGGGCGAGAGGATAGGGGCGTAGCAAGCAGAGAGGCAGATCTTACTGctcagactcgtacccagtcgctatttctgtgtttttggggtgagagaagattaaggattaggttgaggcgcgctcGGTCTCATGGGAAGGTACAGCTATTTTTCCTTCGTATTTTTCCTTCGTACCTTCCCATAAGAccccgcgcgcctcaacctaacctccaatcttctctcaccccaaaaacgcataaatagcgactgggtacgagtctgctTACTGCCTGCTACGGTGCTCGACCATCAGTACCTACTGGCGGTAGCTTAgtgttaaattttaacccgggtttctttttcttttgttcaaaagtattttctcggataattttctctattctttctAGAGCATTCAAtcataaaaattgaaaacaaagtgaattaAACCTGAGTTTGCTTTTAaaactttcatatctgaattcaaatttcgcacaaACCCTAGgatatcttaacccagcttaaACAACCCAGATAAATCGCTGTCTACTGAATAAGTTATCAGGGAAACCACAGCTGAGTTTACCAATGGTTAGAGATTTTTCCAGTGCATCGAGCTCTCCACCTTTTGACCAACTGGGGTCAGAAAGATTGCTACCCGGTCGACATTATGGTCTGGAATAGGTTGTAATTCTATTTATTAATCTCTTTTGATATTtattgcaaatttatcttgaaataAATCTAAACTTAAAATGAGAAGTCACTTTTTGTACGCAGCGATTAAGTCCCAAAACTCGGTGCGCACAACTTAATACTTAGTACACGCAAACTTTATGCTTGTCTTGGGAATGAGGCTATTCGCAATTTGCACATCTCCAAGAATACATCTCGTTCGCCCGCAAAGTTTTACGTAACTATTGTTTACTCCTGGGGATTACAGCGGTCCAAGGGAAATTGAACACGATGCTCATGCAAAAGTTTGAGGGGCAAACAAGGtttattatgggagatgtgcaaatggttAATTTCTCTCTTACAATAGACCTccttagcttgtatgttttgttttcccaatagagtTCCCCGGCAACTTAacccctttgtcttttcataaattatgcgcaGATGTGCACGTGAATTAGATGAAATTTGAAAGGAACAGTTCTCAAgggtattatcacatgacctgtattgggaaaataaaacttacGAGCTAAAGAGGTCATTTTAATGAAtacgaacaattttttttaattaaaaacgtACTTGAAAGCCAACCGTTGTATATTTCGATGTTCTCAATGTTCATTCAGGTGCATGGTATATTTGAATTGTGTATTTACTTAATGGATTACCCAATAACGTTTTTTACAAAACGAGAAGGATATTTGTTTGAATTAAATAAAAGCCATGTTTGTCGTTCAAGAAAGGACTTTGTTTCTGTTGAAGTCAGCTGTCACAGCGTGCAAATAACCAGATTTGTCCTACGTGGAAAGATCAAACAAGATGTAAAATATTTGGCCTGGCCAACAATAGCCTTCACTTCCAATAATTTAATGTTTCGCTTACTCTCCTCGCGTGCACGTCACGCGAGACCAAATTTTCGATGACCCAAAGGAGCATGGGAAGGTAACGCGATGCCAGTGACTAGATCCATTCCGCTCTTTGTTAACGTTGGGCAGTAAG is a window from the Porites lutea chromosome 10, jaPorLute2.1, whole genome shotgun sequence genome containing:
- the LOC140950452 gene encoding sodium-coupled monocarboxylate transporter 1-like — translated: MAEKVRFGAVDFTVFAVMLLLSAIIGIYHAFTGGRQRTTKEFLFANRGMMGIPVALSLLASFMSAITILGVPSEIYIYGTQYWLIIASYVILFPAVALVFVPVFRAVEISSSYEYLEKRFSSKVRILGSVCFIIQTSLYMAIVVYGPAIALEAVTGFPIWVSIVSIGIVCTFYTTIGGIRAVIWNDVFQAIVMLGGLVAVLIVGVQKVGGFGNVWDRLDKGQRLNFIDLNPDPTQRLSIWTLVIGGAFGLFPLWAVNQTAVQRFLAAKSNKQANIAVWINLPLSIFAVSLCALCGCVIYAFYADCDPIANDQIKKADQILPYFVMNVLGSLYGVPGLFMACLFSGTLSTVSSGLNSLAAVVLEDFIKPWCRYKKKELSEMHATFYSKLLALGFGVLTVALSFLATQLGAILQLFYKVFGVVGGPVVGVFCLGIFTRRAHARGVYIGWLLGFAVGLWISIGAIVYPPPVPKPPLSTAGCATTPSNSSIPTTTAVNTTSASPAPEYEGLVLYRISWLWYSAVCFGVTYGVGLIVSVLWRGDHQCDEVDSRLLFKIRYCLPDCASKRPRRTQEDQQRLDGEEKPESKGAESDKDVKCKTGAEEDPLLVTTSF